In one window of Camelina sativa cultivar DH55 chromosome 15, Cs, whole genome shotgun sequence DNA:
- the LOC104746212 gene encoding NADH dehydrogenase [ubiquinone] 1 beta subcomplex subunit 10-B, protein MGRKKGLPEFEESAPDGFDPENPYKDPVAMVEMREHIVREKWIQIEKAKILREKVKWCYRVEGVNHYQKCRHLVQQYLDSTRGVGWGKDHRPISLHGPKPEAVESE, encoded by the exons atGGGAAGAAAGAAGGGATTACCGGAGTTCGAAGAGTCGGCGCCGGATGGATTTGATCCGGAAAATCCTTACAAGGATCCGGTGGCGATGGTTGAAATGAGAGAGCACATCGTTCGGGAGAAATGGATCCAAATCGAGAAGGCTAAGATCTTGCGCGAGAAGGTCAAATGGTGTTACCGCGTCGAAGGAGTCAATCACTACCAGAAATGCCGTCATCTTGTCCAGCAGTATCTCGATTCAACTCGTGGCGTTGGTTGGGGAAAAGACCACCGCCCTATCTCGCTCCACG GTCCCAAACCGGAGGCTGTTGAATCTGAATAA
- the LOC104746214 gene encoding protein SLOW GREEN 1, chloroplastic-like, giving the protein MFSSLSAPSSLSSSLITSFVAVKAPPVTGPLVPRRDLNSVRVKACSNQNGSGYCFREKLKSFAKSAILVGAAVSMTGKFATLPVKAETPVITTEETYEEVKEEKLSESSPLSELLDSTPEAVEKLRSLLQQKLEKGEDEEALKLLEKLVTAQPDETEWKFLMARLLGEMGRVENARQVFEEILQRKPLSLEALFENALLMDRSGEGNAVLQRLEDALSVAEAEYLVKEARDVRLIIAQIHFLQKNVDEALKSYEQLTKEDPKDFRPYFCRGMIYSLLDKNVEAKEQFAKYRELSPKKFEVEGYLRTPLSKMKLFGGGDEK; this is encoded by the coding sequence ATGTTTTCGTCTCTCTCAGCTCcttcctcactttcttcttcgttgATTACTTCATTCGTCGCCGTCAAAGCGCCTCCGGTCACCGGACCTCTGGTTCCTCGTCGTGATCTTAATTCTGTTCGTGTCAAAGCTTGCTCCAATCAGAATGGTTCTGGCTATTGTTTTCGGGAAAAGCTCAAATCTTTTGCTAAGTCAGCGATTCTCGTCGGCGCTGCAGTTTCCATGACCGGAAAGTTCGCAACTTTACCGGTGAAAGCAGAAACTCCGGTTATCACTACCGAAGAGACCTACGAGgaagtgaaagaagagaaattgtCTGAATCGTCGCCGTTGTCTGAGCTTCTAGACTCCACTCCTGAGGCCGTCGAGAAGCTGAGATCACTATTGCAGCAGAAGCTagagaaaggagaagatgaGGAAGCTCTCAAGCTACTAGAGAAGCTAGTAACCGCACAACCAGACGAAACAGAGTGGAAGTTTCTGATGGCGAGGCTATTAGGCGAAATGGGTCGCGTGGAAAACGCACGCCAAGTGTTCGAGGAAATTCTCCAACGAAAGCCATTGTCGTTGGAGGCTTTGTTCGAGAACGCATTGCTCATGGACAGGTCCGGGGAAGGAAACGCAGTGCTGCAGAGGCTGGAAGATGCGTTGTCTGTAGCAGAGGCTGAGTATTTGGTGAAGGAAGCGAGAGACGTGAGACTGATCATTGCGCAGATACATTTCTTGCAGAAGAACGTGGATGAAGCATTGAAGAGCTACGAACAGCTGACAAAAGAGGATCCTAAGGATTTCAGACCTTATTTTTGTCGAGGTATGATCTATAGCTTGCTTGACAAGAACGTCGAAGCTAAGGAACAGTTTGCTAAGTATAGAGAGCTTTCTCCGAAGAAGTTTGAAGTAGAAGGGTACTTGAGAACTCCATTGTCTAAAATGAAGCTTTTTGGTGGTGGGGATGAGAAGTGA
- the LOC104746215 gene encoding calcineurin subunit B-like → MGNTSSMLTQYDIEEVQSHCHELFEQQEILSLYQRFCQLDRNAKGFISADEFLSVPEFAMNPLSQRLLKMVDGLNFKDFVAFLSAFSAKASLRQKVQLIFKVYDSDCNGKVSFKDIMEVLRDLSGSFMSDEQREEVLRQVLKESGYTSDSFLTVEDFVKIFGSCKPEMDVEIPVD, encoded by the exons ATGGGAAACACTTCGTCGATGCTGACTCAATACGACATCGAAGAAGTCCAGAGCCATTGTCATGAACTAT TTGAGCAACAGGAGATTCTATCTCTATATCAAAGGTTTTGCCAGTTAGATCGTAATGCAAAAGGATTTATATCTGCTGATGAGTTTCTCTCTGTGCCTGAGTTTGCAATGAATCCACTATCTCAG AGGCTGCTTAAGATGGTTGATGGTTTGAACTTCAAGGATTTTGTGGCTTTCTTGTCTGCATTTAGTGCTAAGGCAAGTCTAAGACAGAAAGTTCAAC TGATCTTTAAAGTCTATGATTCGGACTGCAACGGGAAGGTATCCTTTAAAGATATAATGGAAGTGTTGCGTGACTTATCGGGATCATTCATGTCAGATGAGCAAAGAGAG GAAGTGCTACGTCAGGTTCTGAAGGAATCAGGATACACGAGTGACTCTTTCTTAACAGTGGAGGATTTCGTAAAg ATCTTTGGGAGTTGTAAACCAGAGATGGACGTCGAAATCCCTGTCGATTAG
- the LOC104746216 gene encoding aluminum-activated malate transporter 9 translates to MAVAKQGSFRHAILEKRERLLSNNGFSDFRFTDIESNDLLEGGNNGRTRLCCCCSCGNLSERISGVVDGVKDVAKKAWDMGVSDPRKIVFSAKIGLALMIVALLIFFQEPNPDLSRYSVWAILTVVVVFEFTIGATLSKGFNRALGTLSAGGLALGMAEISTLCGDWEELFCTLSIFCIGFLATFMKLYPAMKAYEYGFRVFLLTYCYILISGFRTGEFIEVAISRFLLIALGAGVSLGVNMFIYPIWAGEDLHNLVVKNFLNVATSLEGCVNGYLRCLEYERIPSKILTYQASEDPVYKGYRSAVESTSQEESLMSFAIWEPPHGPYKSFNYPWKNYVKLSGALKHCAFTVMALHGCILSEIQAPEERRQVFRQELQRVGVEGAKLLRELGEKVKKMEKIGPVDLLFEVHLAAEELQLKIDKKSYLLVNSECWEIGNRATKESQEPQEELSLEDSENQATPIYAFKSLSEAVLEIPTSWGEKNHREPLNHRPTFSKQVSWPARLVLPPHLETTNGTSPLVETTKTYESASALSLATFASLLIEFVARLQNVVDAFEELSRTANFKEPEIVTSTTDLEFSGERVGLVPKIRRCFGM, encoded by the exons ATGGCGGTGGCGAAGCAAGGTTCCTTTAGGCATGCGATACTAGAGAAACGAGAGAGGCTTCTTTCGAATAATGGATTCTCCGATTTCAGATTCACTGACATCGAATCTAACGATCTTCTCGAAGGAGGCAATAATGGAAGAACAAGGCTATGCTGCTGTTGTTCGTGTGGTAATCTATCTGAGAGAATCTCCGGAGTGGTCGACGGTGTTAAAGATGTGGCGAAGAAAGCTTGGGATATGGGAGTATCTGATCCGAGAAAGATCGTCTTCTCCGCGAAGATTGGTCTTGCTCTCATGATTGTTGcgcttttgatttttttccagGAACCTAATCCGGATCTTAGCCGTTACTCTGTTTGGGCTATTCTTActgtcgtcgtcgtcttcgaaTTCACCATCG GAGCAACTCTAAGCAAAGGGTTTAATAGAGCGCTTGGGACGTTATCAGCTGGAGGTCTTGCTCTTGGAATGGCTGAGATTTCCACATTATGTGGCGACTGGGAAGAGCTCTTCTGCACTCTTAGTATCTTCTGCATTG GGTTTCTCGCAACTTTTATGAAACTATACCCGGCGATGAAAGCTTATGAATATGGGTTTCGGGTTTTCTTGCTTACGTATTGCTATATTCTGATTTCTGGGTTCAGAACTGGGGAGTTCATAGAAGTGGCTATCTCTCGGTTTCTGCTTATAGCTCTTGGTGCTGGTGTTAGTTTAGGTGTCAATATGTTTATCTATCCTATATGGGCTGGAGAGGATCTTCATAACCTTGTTGTCAAGAATTTTTTGAATGTTGCTACTTCCCTTGAAG GTTGTGTGAATGGATACCTCCGCTGTCTTGAATACGAGAGAATCCCTTCCAAAATCCTCACATACCAAGCCTCAGAGGATCCTGTTTACAAGGGTTACAGATCAGCGGTTGAATCAACCAGCCAAGAAGAGTCTTTG ATGAGTTTTGCAATATGGGAGCCACCTCACGGACCATACAAGTCTTTTAACTACCCATGGAAGAACTATGTCAAGCTCAGTGGTGCTCTCAAGCATTGTGCATTCACTGTGATGGCACTGCATGGTTGCATTCTCTCAGAAATCCAG GCACCAGAGGAACGGAGACAAGTTTTCCGGCAAGAACTTCAGAGAGTTGGCGTAGAAGGAGCCAAATTGTTAAGAGAGCTCGGTGaaaaggtgaagaagatggagaagatagGACCAGTTGACCTTCTCTTCGAAGTTCACCTAGCTGCAGAAGAATTACAGCTCAAGATCGACAAGAAATCTTACCTTCTCGTCAATTCTGAATGCTGGGAGATCGGAAACCGAGCCACCAAGGAATCACAAGAGCCTCAAGAAGAGCTCTCCCTCGAAGATTCAGAGAACCAAGCAACTCCAATCTACGCCTTCAAATCCCTAAGCGAGGCAGTTTTGGAGATACCAACGAGCTGGGGCGAGAAGAATCACCGTGAGCCGTTGAACCATAGACCAACTTTCTCGAAACAGGTATCGTGGCCTGCACGACTTGTACTTCCGCCGCATCTGGAGACAACAAACGGAACTTCACCGTTGGTGGAGACGACAAAGACGTACGAAAGCGCTAGTGCATTGTCACTGGCAACATTTGCGTCTCTCCTCATTGAGTTCGTCGCTAGGTTACAGAACGTGGTCGACGCGTTCGAGGAGCTAAGCCGGACAGCTAATTTCAAGGAGCCTGAGATTGTTACCTCGACCACGGATTTAGAGTTCTCCGGAGAAAGAGTCGGACTTGTCCCCAAGATCCGCCGGTGTTTCGGGatgtaa
- the LOC104746217 gene encoding protein PLANT CADMIUM RESISTANCE 5-like has protein sequence MARPDGQPNQAQPQVQHTANQNNEVLPHNGATGNQANIPTGTPVNYQTQNRWSSQLFDCMNDSENAVITLLAPCVTFGQIAEIVDEGATPCATAGVLYGAIFFTGACFVYSHIFRAKIRNKYGLPDAPAPDWLTHLVCMPCALCQEYRELKHHGFDPIIGWAGNAQAQQQQMMAPPTSQRMMG, from the exons ACCTCAGGTTCAACATACGGCTAACCAGAACAACGAGGTACTTCCTCATAACGGTGCAACTGGTAACCAGGCAAACATACCAACGGGCACACCGGTCAATTACCAAACACAAAACCGCTGGAGTTCTCAACTTTTCGATTGCATGAACGACAGTGAAAATG CCGTGATCACATTGTTAGCTCCATGCGTCACGTTCGGACAAATTGCGGAGATCGTTGACGAAGGCGCGACGC CTTGTGCGACAGCTGGGGTGTTGTACGGAGCGATATTTTTTACCGGGGCATGTTTCGTCTATTCACACATATTCCGGGCCAAGATACGAAACAAATACGGGCTACCAGATGCTCCGGCTCCCGATTGGCTCACTCACTTAGTATGTATGCCATGTGCTCTTTGTCAAGAGTATCGTGAGCTCAAGCACCATGGTTTTGACCCCATCATCG GGTGGGCTGGGAATGCACAAGCACAGCAGCAACAGATGATGGCTCCTCCAACAAGTCAACGGATGATGGGCTGA